A single Triticum dicoccoides isolate Atlit2015 ecotype Zavitan chromosome 2A, WEW_v2.0, whole genome shotgun sequence DNA region contains:
- the LOC119352803 gene encoding uncharacterized protein LOC119352803: MALRSLVRKLPALGARSPPVAPRMGPVHALSPAAGSRLMSHGGTGGQVVYSDDDKTLAKQREEIKHMTAEFDQSMKDISKNLDDMDLVERRCKEDLANFHRRLHNMQKVVNVALIVLVPISVLKFLSL; this comes from the exons ATGGCGCTGCGCTCCCTCGTCAGGAAGTTGCCGGCCCTCGGTGCCAGGTCGCCGCCGGTGGCCCCCCGTATGGGGCCGGTCCACGCGCTCTCGCCGGCGGCGGGTTCTCGCCTCATGTCCCACGGTGGCACG GGGGGTCAAGTGGTTTATTCTGATGATGATAAAACGCTGGCCAAACAGCGCGAGGAAATAAAGCACATGACTGCAGAGTTTGACCAGAGTATGAAGGATATATCCAAGAATTTGGATGATATGGATTTAGTTGAGAG GCGTTGCAAGGAGGACTTGGCAAATTTCCACAGGAGGCTGCATAACATGCAGAAGGTGGTCAATGTTGCTCTTATTGTGCTGGTGCCTATAAGTGTTCTGAAATTTTTGTCTCTGTAG